The Nitrospira tepida genome includes a window with the following:
- a CDS encoding HesB/IscA family protein encodes MDSQTTTPVITLTESAVKEVKRLLDLQGITEGGLRLGVKGGGCSGLSYTLNFDEKIGPHDQVYDIEGIKVIVDAKSAIYLQGTQLDYYKDLMTGSFRFINPNASKTCGCGESFSA; translated from the coding sequence ATGGACAGCCAAACCACTACACCGGTCATCACACTCACCGAATCCGCAGTCAAGGAAGTCAAGCGCCTGCTCGACCTGCAGGGCATCACCGAAGGCGGGTTGCGTTTGGGCGTGAAGGGCGGGGGCTGCTCGGGATTAAGCTACACCCTGAACTTCGACGAGAAGATCGGTCCGCACGATCAGGTGTATGACATCGAGGGGATCAAGGTGATTGTGGACGCCAAGAGCGCCATCTATCTCCAAGGGACCCAGCTTGATTATTACAAGGATCTCATGACCGGGTCGTTTCGGTTCATCAACCCCAACGCGTCGAAGACTTGCGGCTGCGGAGAATCCTTCTCCGCCTAG
- the iscU gene encoding Fe-S cluster assembly scaffold IscU produces MAYSDKVVDHFNNPRNMGSFKKDEEGVGTGIVGAPECGDVMKLQIKVQNDTIVDAKFKTFGCGSAIASSSLATEWLKGKSVNEAAQIKNTDIVQELNLPPVKIHCSVLAEDAIKAALNDYKKKQGGAAPDGKEG; encoded by the coding sequence ATGGCATACAGCGACAAAGTCGTTGATCACTTTAACAACCCCCGCAACATGGGTTCGTTCAAGAAGGACGAAGAAGGCGTCGGGACCGGGATCGTCGGCGCCCCCGAGTGCGGTGACGTCATGAAGCTGCAGATCAAAGTGCAGAACGACACCATCGTGGACGCCAAGTTCAAGACATTCGGCTGTGGGTCCGCCATTGCCAGCTCCAGCTTGGCCACGGAATGGCTCAAGGGAAAGAGCGTCAACGAGGCGGCCCAGATCAAGAACACGGATATCGTGCAGGAACTGAACCTGCCGCCCGTCAAGATCCACTGCTCCGTGCTGGCGGAAGACGCGATCAAGGCCGCGCTCAACGACTATAAGAAGAAGCAGGGGGGCGCTGCTCCGGACGGCAAGGAAGGGTAA
- the dnaK gene encoding molecular chaperone DnaK: MAPIVGIDLGTTNSLIAYMDGSTPRVITGRHGRAMVPSVVALTDNGLIVGDSAKEFLVRSPDRTVYSVKRFMGKSLQDVSEELAYFPYQLEEKNGVIRIRIGEKTYSPPQISAMILKELKQRAEAFFGEDVRQAVITVPAYFNDSQRQATKDAGTIAGLEVLRIINEPTAASLAYGLQERTQGTIAVYDLGGGTFDLSILKLKDGIFEVLATNGDTHLGGDDFDRRLADVMVKEIREQQGLDLNRFPDAMQAVRLEAERVKIRLSDDLKTSATVELPDSTGRYQREFTRDQFHALTADLVERSLKPCRLAMKDAGLNPSEIDEVVLVGGATRMPVIRQRVQELFGKRPHCELNPDEVVALGAAVQAGILSGATQNLLLLDVTPLSLGIETMGGVMSPLIRRNTTIPTSAKEMYTTYVDGQTSVDLHILQGERELVKDNRSLGRFQLKVPPLPAGIPRIEVTFLIDANGILNVSAKDVRTGETQSIQVKPSYGLSDEEVERMINESYAFAAEDLKARQVIEARTEADAILTATEKALHMGAHLIDATEAEQIRQTVATLRAVKQQDDHRAIRAQISEVEKVTHHLAEVLMDNSLKEALQNKKLSQVT, encoded by the coding sequence ATGGCACCCATCGTCGGCATTGATCTCGGCACCACCAATTCACTCATCGCCTACATGGACGGCTCGACCCCTCGCGTGATCACGGGGCGTCATGGCCGAGCCATGGTGCCGTCGGTCGTCGCGCTCACCGACAACGGGCTGATCGTCGGCGACTCCGCGAAGGAATTTCTCGTGCGAAGCCCGGACCGCACGGTCTATTCCGTGAAGCGCTTCATGGGCAAGAGCCTGCAGGACGTTTCCGAAGAACTGGCTTATTTCCCCTACCAGCTTGAAGAAAAGAACGGGGTCATCCGCATCCGCATCGGCGAGAAGACCTACTCCCCTCCGCAAATTTCCGCCATGATCCTGAAGGAATTGAAACAACGGGCGGAGGCGTTCTTCGGAGAGGATGTGAGACAAGCCGTCATCACGGTCCCGGCCTATTTCAACGACAGTCAGCGTCAGGCGACCAAGGACGCCGGGACGATTGCGGGCTTGGAGGTCCTGCGGATCATCAATGAGCCGACGGCCGCGTCGCTGGCTTACGGGTTACAGGAGCGGACCCAGGGCACCATCGCGGTCTACGACCTCGGCGGCGGCACGTTCGATCTGTCGATTCTCAAACTGAAGGACGGCATTTTCGAAGTGTTGGCCACCAACGGCGACACGCACTTGGGCGGCGACGATTTCGACCGGCGTTTGGCCGACGTGATGGTGAAGGAGATCCGCGAGCAGCAAGGATTGGATCTGAACCGGTTTCCCGATGCGATGCAGGCTGTCCGGCTCGAAGCCGAACGGGTGAAGATCCGGCTCTCGGACGACCTGAAGACCTCGGCAACGGTGGAGTTGCCGGACTCCACAGGCCGATACCAGCGGGAATTCACCCGCGATCAATTCCACGCCTTGACCGCCGATCTCGTCGAGCGCAGCTTGAAACCCTGCCGCCTGGCCATGAAAGATGCAGGCCTCAACCCATCCGAGATCGACGAAGTCGTGCTGGTCGGCGGCGCAACCCGCATGCCGGTGATCCGGCAGCGCGTGCAGGAGCTGTTCGGCAAACGCCCGCATTGCGAATTGAATCCCGATGAGGTCGTGGCGTTGGGTGCCGCGGTCCAAGCCGGCATCCTCAGCGGCGCCACCCAGAATCTTCTGCTGCTGGACGTCACGCCCCTGTCGCTGGGAATCGAGACCATGGGCGGCGTCATGAGCCCGCTGATCCGGCGCAATACCACGATCCCCACCAGCGCCAAGGAAATGTACACCACCTACGTGGACGGTCAGACTTCCGTGGATCTGCACATCCTGCAAGGGGAACGCGAACTCGTCAAAGACAACCGGAGCTTGGGGCGCTTTCAGCTCAAGGTCCCGCCGTTGCCGGCCGGCATTCCGCGCATCGAGGTCACGTTTCTCATCGATGCCAACGGGATTCTCAACGTGTCGGCCAAAGACGTGCGCACCGGCGAGACTCAATCGATCCAGGTCAAGCCCTCCTACGGCCTGTCGGACGAGGAGGTCGAGCGGATGATCAACGAATCCTATGCGTTTGCGGCGGAAGACCTGAAAGCGCGCCAAGTGATCGAGGCCCGCACGGAAGCCGATGCCATTCTCACGGCGACCGAGAAGGCGCTGCACATGGGCGCCCATCTCATCGACGCCACAGAGGCGGAGCAGATCCGCCAGACGGTCGCAACGCTCCGCGCCGTCAAACAGCAGGATGACCACCGGGCGATTCGGGCCCAGATCAGCGAGGTGGAAAAGGTCACTCACCACCTGGCCGAAGTGTTGATGGACAATTCGCTCAAAGAAGCGCTGCAAAATAAGAAACTATCCCAAGTCACCTAG
- a CDS encoding peroxiredoxin, with protein sequence MGDVAAEIKVGDTAPDFTLKDQDQKDVKLSDYRGKKNVVLAFYPLDWSPVCTNENKCLTDDFPKFTSANAELFGISTDSFFSHKAWADHLELKHRLLSDFNREVVKKYGLYFEPLNCGKRATVIVDKNGKVAYVKVQEIKTAREDKEILDALSKLN encoded by the coding sequence ATGGGTGATGTGGCGGCAGAAATAAAAGTGGGAGATACGGCTCCGGATTTTACGCTCAAGGATCAGGATCAGAAGGATGTGAAGCTCAGCGACTATCGCGGGAAGAAGAACGTCGTGCTGGCCTTCTATCCCCTGGACTGGAGCCCGGTCTGCACGAATGAAAACAAGTGCCTGACCGATGATTTCCCGAAATTCACCTCGGCCAACGCCGAACTGTTCGGGATCAGCACGGACAGTTTCTTCTCCCACAAGGCCTGGGCCGATCACTTGGAGCTCAAGCACCGGCTCCTGTCCGATTTCAACCGGGAGGTGGTGAAGAAGTACGGCCTGTACTTCGAGCCCTTGAACTGCGGCAAGCGCGCGACCGTCATCGTCGACAAGAACGGCAAGGTCGCCTATGTGAAGGTTCAGGAGATCAAGACCGCACGGGAGGACAAGGAGATCCTGGACGCGCTGTCGAAGCTGAACTAA
- a CDS encoding thioredoxin family protein has product MPGTVEDVSDQNYAQFTGAPAALVAYGLATCEPCNQYDPILEETAAKFPQVKIGKAKMHIPGRCREIKKMHTFETYPTTHFFSNGKLLLTREGKVEAAELSALISDHLLK; this is encoded by the coding sequence ATGCCGGGAACCGTCGAAGACGTCAGCGACCAGAATTACGCGCAGTTCACCGGCGCGCCGGCTGCCCTCGTGGCCTATGGGCTGGCGACCTGCGAGCCCTGCAACCAATACGATCCAATCTTGGAAGAAACCGCGGCGAAGTTTCCGCAGGTGAAGATCGGCAAGGCCAAGATGCACATCCCGGGCCGATGCCGCGAGATCAAGAAAATGCACACCTTCGAGACCTATCCCACCACGCACTTCTTTTCCAACGGGAAACTGCTGCTGACCCGAGAGGGCAAGGTCGAGGCGGCCGAACTCTCCGCGCTCATTTCCGACCATCTGCTGAAATAA
- the typA gene encoding translational GTPase TypA: protein MTTSPQPPLSSQELERPGWTRREDIRNLAIIAHVDHGKTTLVDALLRQTHVHRKIEDMGERIMDSMDQERERGITIRAKNASIAYNGVKINIVDTPGHADFGGEVERTLRMVDGVLLLVDAKEGPMPQTTFVLKKALALGHKAIVVVNKIDRPDAVIDDVVNRTFDLFVHLGATNEQLDFPIVYASALKGIATLDVNKPGTDITPLLDTILVHLPAPAIHQNVSLQLLVLALAHDPYKGKMGIGKLLAGSLSRRQQVCVMRRDGTPAPGRISDLSIFSGLERIDVDRVEAGEIVAIAGLPEIQIGETVTDPAQPVALPPVAIDEPTVQMTFGVNTSPFAGREGKYLTSRHLRERLYKELETNVSLRVQDTDSADRFLVAGRGELHLAVLIEQMRREGYELQVSQPEVIFRKDGDVLTEPYEDLSIQVPSDYQGAVIEEVGRRRGELRHMKLVHFDSGSSETHLDYSIPTRGIIGLKTYLLAKTRGTVILHHVFKAYEPVAAQDLDVAPHGSLVAFEDGASTAYALFMTQERGTLFIGPGVDVYRGMVVGQNNRDEDLDVNVCKAKHLTNMRASGSDEALVLTPPREMSLEFALEYIGQDELVEVTPESLRIRKRLLNPEDRRKARKDRKGQS, encoded by the coding sequence ATGACGACTTCTCCGCAGCCCCCGCTTTCTTCGCAGGAACTTGAACGTCCCGGATGGACCAGACGCGAAGACATTCGCAACCTGGCCATCATCGCGCACGTGGATCACGGCAAGACCACGTTGGTTGACGCCCTGCTTCGCCAGACCCATGTGCACCGCAAGATCGAAGACATGGGCGAGCGCATCATGGACTCGATGGACCAGGAACGGGAGCGCGGCATCACGATCAGGGCCAAAAACGCGAGCATCGCCTACAACGGCGTCAAGATCAACATTGTGGATACGCCCGGACATGCCGATTTCGGCGGCGAAGTCGAGCGGACCTTGCGGATGGTGGACGGGGTCCTGCTGCTGGTCGATGCCAAAGAAGGCCCCATGCCCCAGACGACCTTCGTGCTCAAGAAGGCGCTGGCGCTCGGTCATAAGGCCATCGTCGTCGTGAACAAGATCGACCGTCCGGACGCCGTGATCGATGACGTGGTGAACCGGACCTTCGATCTCTTTGTCCATCTCGGCGCCACCAACGAGCAACTGGATTTCCCGATCGTCTATGCCTCCGCCTTGAAGGGAATCGCGACGCTGGACGTCAACAAGCCCGGCACGGATATTACGCCGCTGTTGGACACGATTCTCGTGCACCTGCCGGCCCCGGCCATCCACCAGAATGTTTCGCTCCAGCTCCTGGTGCTCGCGTTGGCCCACGATCCCTACAAGGGGAAAATGGGCATCGGCAAGTTGCTCGCCGGCTCCTTGTCCCGGCGCCAGCAGGTCTGCGTGATGCGGCGGGACGGCACGCCCGCACCAGGCCGCATTTCGGATCTCTCGATCTTTTCGGGACTGGAGCGCATCGATGTCGACCGGGTCGAAGCGGGAGAGATCGTTGCGATCGCCGGCTTGCCGGAAATTCAGATCGGAGAGACCGTCACCGACCCGGCGCAGCCGGTCGCTTTGCCGCCCGTCGCGATCGACGAGCCCACCGTGCAGATGACCTTCGGCGTGAACACCAGCCCCTTCGCCGGCCGGGAGGGCAAATACCTCACGTCGCGGCATCTCCGCGAGCGGCTCTACAAAGAGTTGGAGACGAACGTGTCGTTGCGCGTGCAGGACACGGACAGCGCCGATCGCTTTCTGGTCGCGGGCCGGGGAGAACTCCATCTCGCCGTGTTGATCGAGCAGATGCGCCGCGAAGGCTACGAATTGCAGGTGTCGCAGCCGGAAGTAATCTTCCGCAAGGACGGCGACGTGCTCACGGAACCCTATGAGGATCTCTCCATTCAGGTTCCCTCCGATTATCAGGGCGCGGTCATCGAAGAGGTCGGCCGGCGGCGCGGCGAGCTCCGGCACATGAAACTGGTCCATTTCGACAGCGGAAGCAGCGAAACCCATCTCGACTATTCGATCCCGACCAGGGGCATCATCGGCCTGAAGACCTACTTGCTGGCCAAGACCCGCGGGACGGTCATTCTCCACCACGTGTTCAAGGCCTACGAGCCGGTTGCGGCTCAGGACCTGGACGTCGCGCCCCACGGCTCGCTGGTCGCGTTTGAAGACGGCGCCAGCACCGCCTATGCCCTCTTCATGACCCAAGAACGAGGGACCCTGTTCATCGGCCCCGGCGTGGATGTGTACCGCGGCATGGTCGTCGGCCAAAACAATCGGGACGAAGATTTGGACGTGAACGTGTGTAAGGCCAAGCACCTCACCAACATGCGCGCCTCCGGATCGGACGAGGCCCTGGTGCTGACGCCTCCGCGCGAGATGAGCCTCGAATTCGCCCTGGAGTACATCGGCCAGGACGAACTCGTTGAAGTCACCCCCGAGAGCCTGCGCATCCGCAAGCGGCTCCTGAACCCCGAAGACCGCCGCAAGGCTCGGAAAGACCGCAAGGGGCAGAGCTGA
- a CDS encoding IscS subfamily cysteine desulfurase → MKLPIYLDNHATTKVDPRVVETMLPYFTEKYGNAASRNHAFGWVAEEGVEQARQQIAEALNADAKEIVFTSGATESNNLALKGVVEMYREKGDHIIISSTEHRSVLDTAKTLETKRGVKVTYLPVDKYGMVSPDDVRAAITDKTVLISVMLANNEIGTINPVADIGKVAKEKGILFHCDATQGVGKIPVDVQAMGIDLLSCTAHKIYGPKGIGALYVRKKGPRVRLAPIIDGGGHERGMRSGTLAVPLIVGFGTAVTLCRQEMPVESVRLAALRDRLQTTITTALEEVYLNGHPTQRLPHNLNLSFAYVEGESLLMGMKEIALSSGSACTSATLEPSYVLKALGVGAELAHSSIRFGIGRFNTEEEIDYTAKRMIETVTKLREMSPLYEMAKEGIDLKSVQWAAH, encoded by the coding sequence ATGAAATTGCCGATTTACCTCGATAACCACGCGACCACCAAGGTCGATCCACGCGTCGTGGAGACCATGTTGCCGTATTTTACGGAGAAATACGGGAATGCGGCCAGCCGCAACCATGCCTTCGGATGGGTGGCCGAAGAGGGCGTCGAACAGGCGCGCCAACAGATCGCGGAAGCGCTCAATGCGGACGCCAAGGAGATCGTGTTCACCAGCGGGGCCACGGAATCGAACAACCTCGCTCTTAAGGGCGTCGTCGAGATGTACCGGGAAAAGGGCGATCACATTATCATCAGCTCGACGGAGCATCGCTCGGTGTTGGACACCGCCAAGACGTTGGAAACCAAACGGGGCGTGAAGGTGACCTACTTGCCGGTGGATAAATACGGCATGGTAAGCCCGGATGATGTGCGGGCCGCCATTACGGACAAGACGGTGCTCATTTCCGTCATGCTGGCCAACAACGAAATCGGCACGATCAACCCGGTGGCGGACATTGGCAAGGTGGCCAAGGAGAAGGGCATCCTCTTTCACTGCGATGCCACGCAGGGCGTTGGGAAGATCCCGGTGGACGTGCAGGCGATGGGCATCGATCTCCTGTCCTGCACCGCGCATAAGATCTACGGCCCCAAGGGCATCGGCGCCCTGTACGTCCGGAAGAAAGGCCCGCGGGTGCGCTTGGCCCCGATCATCGACGGAGGCGGACACGAGCGCGGCATGCGGTCTGGGACCCTGGCGGTGCCATTGATCGTCGGATTTGGAACCGCCGTGACCCTCTGCCGGCAGGAGATGCCGGTGGAATCGGTTCGTCTGGCCGCGCTGCGGGACCGGCTTCAGACAACCATTACGACGGCATTGGAGGAGGTCTACCTCAACGGCCATCCGACCCAGCGGCTGCCTCACAATTTGAATCTGTCCTTTGCCTACGTCGAGGGCGAGTCGCTGTTGATGGGGATGAAGGAGATCGCGCTGTCGTCGGGGTCGGCCTGTACCTCGGCCACCTTGGAGCCTTCCTACGTGCTCAAGGCGCTTGGAGTGGGAGCGGAATTGGCCCACTCGTCGATTCGGTTCGGCATCGGCCGCTTCAACACGGAGGAGGAGATCGACTACACCGCCAAACGGATGATCGAGACGGTCACGAAATTGCGCGAGATGTCTCCCCTGTACGAAATGGCAAAAGAAGGCATCGATCTGAAATCCGTCCAGTGGGCGGCGCACTGA
- the iscX gene encoding Fe-S cluster assembly protein IscX produces the protein MHVTWQDTEEIAVQLTEAHPDVDPLTVRFTDLHAWITALPDFKDDPKKSNEKILEAIQMAWWQEYKDARS, from the coding sequence ATGCATGTCACGTGGCAGGATACCGAAGAGATTGCCGTTCAACTGACGGAAGCACACCCGGACGTGGACCCGCTGACCGTCCGCTTCACCGACCTGCATGCCTGGATCACAGCCCTCCCCGACTTCAAGGACGACCCCAAGAAATCCAACGAGAAGATTCTCGAAGCGATCCAGATGGCCTGGTGGCAGGAATATAAGGACGCCCGGTCGTAG
- a CDS encoding RrF2 family transcriptional regulator → MLKFSKKADYGLMALQYMASRQSQYGDLAAPRIVNTKEIAEEYNIPSELLAKVLQALAKSGVIESHNGPKGGYLLAHQAKTITIARVLEAIEGPLGITDCSHDNHDGTLCLQQEHCTIRTPLLKLQDSIYQLLNNMTLQDMMGGTPLITVQSLTTGQGVTR, encoded by the coding sequence ATGCTGAAGTTCTCCAAAAAGGCCGACTATGGACTGATGGCCCTCCAGTACATGGCTTCCCGCCAAAGCCAATACGGTGACCTGGCCGCACCCCGTATCGTCAACACCAAAGAAATTGCTGAAGAATACAACATCCCGTCCGAGTTGCTCGCCAAGGTTCTCCAAGCCCTGGCAAAGAGCGGCGTGATCGAAAGCCACAATGGACCGAAGGGCGGATATTTGCTGGCGCACCAGGCAAAGACCATCACGATCGCACGGGTCTTGGAAGCGATCGAGGGACCGTTGGGTATCACCGATTGTTCGCACGATAATCATGACGGGACGCTCTGCTTGCAGCAGGAGCATTGCACCATCCGGACGCCGTTGCTCAAGCTCCAGGACAGTATTTATCAACTTCTGAACAATATGACCCTCCAGGACATGATGGGGGGCACCCCGCTTATCACCGTGCAATCCCTTACGACCGGCCAAGGAGTGACAAGATGA
- the hscB gene encoding Fe-S protein assembly co-chaperone HscB: MARSMCWHCQSEVTGEYFCDRCVKVQPLSKESDYFSCLGLPRRLSIDAQELERRFYDMSRAFHPDFFHTKTDTERMISLGNSALLNNAYRTLKDPIQRAEYLVGLEAGSVKDIRSAPPADLFEEILSLQEDLESYREGLAEGPSDKLAGLRAKLDSDRRSLEERQRELESKLFALFGKWDALHQREDGGAAMRADKDAVLKEMREVLSNRTYVRNIVTDVANTLESN, translated from the coding sequence ATGGCTCGGAGCATGTGCTGGCATTGCCAGTCCGAAGTCACGGGAGAGTATTTTTGCGACCGTTGCGTCAAGGTTCAGCCGCTCTCCAAGGAGAGCGACTACTTTTCCTGCTTGGGTCTCCCGCGTCGTCTGTCGATCGACGCACAGGAACTGGAACGCCGGTTTTACGACATGAGTCGCGCGTTTCATCCGGATTTCTTCCACACCAAAACGGACACGGAACGGATGATCAGCCTCGGCAACTCGGCGCTGCTGAACAATGCCTACCGGACGTTGAAAGATCCGATTCAACGGGCTGAATATCTGGTCGGCCTGGAAGCCGGGTCGGTCAAGGACATCCGATCGGCCCCGCCGGCCGACCTGTTCGAAGAAATCCTCTCTTTGCAAGAGGATCTTGAAAGCTATCGGGAAGGCCTGGCGGAGGGGCCGTCCGACAAGCTGGCCGGCTTGCGGGCCAAGCTCGACTCGGACCGCCGAAGCCTGGAGGAACGGCAGCGGGAGTTGGAGTCGAAGCTGTTCGCCCTGTTCGGGAAATGGGATGCGCTCCACCAACGGGAGGACGGAGGCGCCGCAATGCGCGCTGACAAGGACGCTGTGCTCAAAGAGATGCGCGAAGTCCTGTCCAATCGCACCTACGTCCGGAACATCGTCACCGACGTGGCCAACACCCTGGAATCCAATTAG
- a CDS encoding penicillin-binding protein 1A: MVALGGLVVGAAAAAGTLYYFAQDLPSLDILQGYQPSQVTRVYSDDHQVIGQFYVERRILTPINLIPKNFVNAVIAVEDARFFEHPGLDIVGIARAAWTNLRRGGRVEGASTITQQLARSLFLSSERTFSRKVKELILAYKIELILSKEQILELYLNQIYFGQGAYGVAAATQTYYGKPLKDLTLPEAALLAGLPKSPNHYSPFRSPERAKKRQEHVLARMEEAGFITPQEREEAVNEALAFRKPSADSVAPYFVEYVRQYLVAKYGEAAAYKGGLEVHTTLNLPMQRAAEQAVREGLRELDKRQGWRGPVGTVDLQDLSAGSTDTPLPNPGDIVQGVVIKVAKDHVLVQVGSKTGRLAFEDMAWAQRQLIGRDVVKDVKTVASPKQLVKPGDVIEVAVKKIERDTIHFRLEQTPVVEGALIATDPRTGAIHAMVGGYDFTRSEYNRAVMAQRQPGSAFKPVIYAAALAQGLSPASLILDAPVVYEDEKEEKIWKPENYGRRFHGMVTLRDALAQSHNLATVRLLDKVGIRNVVEFAKSIGVTSPLAPDLSLALGSSSVSLLELTAVYGAFGNQGVRAEPYAIISVKDSSGKTLEETEIQAKPVMSKETAYLITNMMEDVVQRGTGQLAKSLDRSVAGKTGTSNDFTNAWFLGMTPNLAVGTYVGFDDRRSLGETESGAHAALPIWVNFMKQALKQLPVVPFEIPDDIMFVKVDPSTGLLAEDAGERSTVELFAKGTEPTQVAAPRIDPADFYKLDQLPEPPAPMPGPMGQPADNLLN, from the coding sequence ATGGTTGCCCTGGGCGGGCTGGTCGTGGGCGCGGCGGCCGCGGCAGGCACGCTCTACTATTTTGCGCAGGACCTGCCCTCGCTGGACATTCTGCAGGGTTATCAACCCAGCCAGGTCACGCGGGTCTATTCGGACGATCATCAGGTCATCGGGCAATTCTACGTCGAGCGCCGCATCCTGACCCCGATCAACTTGATTCCCAAGAATTTCGTCAACGCGGTGATCGCCGTCGAGGATGCCCGGTTCTTCGAGCATCCCGGTCTCGATATTGTGGGCATCGCGCGGGCGGCCTGGACGAACCTGCGCCGGGGCGGGCGGGTCGAAGGCGCGAGCACGATCACGCAACAACTGGCGCGGTCGCTGTTCCTCTCCTCCGAGCGAACCTTCAGCCGGAAAGTGAAGGAATTGATCCTGGCCTATAAGATCGAGTTGATCCTCAGCAAAGAACAGATCCTCGAGCTCTATCTCAATCAGATCTACTTCGGCCAAGGGGCCTACGGGGTGGCGGCGGCGACCCAGACCTATTACGGCAAACCCCTCAAGGATCTGACACTGCCCGAGGCCGCGCTGCTGGCGGGCTTGCCGAAATCGCCGAATCACTATTCACCCTTCCGCTCGCCGGAACGCGCGAAGAAGCGCCAGGAGCATGTGCTGGCCAGGATGGAAGAAGCCGGGTTCATCACGCCGCAGGAACGGGAGGAGGCGGTGAACGAAGCCCTGGCGTTCCGCAAGCCCAGCGCCGACAGCGTGGCGCCTTATTTCGTGGAATACGTCCGGCAGTATCTGGTGGCGAAGTACGGGGAAGCGGCCGCGTACAAAGGTGGATTGGAGGTCCATACGACCTTGAATCTCCCCATGCAACGGGCGGCCGAGCAGGCGGTTCGCGAGGGGTTGCGGGAGCTGGACAAGCGGCAGGGGTGGCGGGGGCCGGTCGGCACGGTCGATCTGCAGGATCTGTCCGCCGGATCGACCGACACGCCCTTGCCGAATCCCGGCGACATCGTCCAAGGGGTTGTCATCAAGGTCGCGAAGGACCACGTGCTGGTGCAGGTCGGCAGCAAAACCGGCCGGCTGGCGTTTGAGGACATGGCCTGGGCGCAGCGGCAGCTCATCGGGCGCGATGTCGTGAAGGACGTGAAGACCGTGGCGTCGCCCAAACAACTCGTCAAGCCGGGCGACGTGATCGAGGTCGCCGTCAAGAAGATCGAGCGGGACACGATTCATTTTCGTCTGGAACAGACCCCGGTAGTCGAGGGCGCGCTGATCGCGACCGATCCGCGGACCGGAGCGATCCACGCGATGGTGGGCGGCTACGATTTCACCCGCAGCGAATACAATCGGGCGGTGATGGCGCAGCGGCAGCCGGGGTCGGCGTTCAAACCCGTCATTTACGCCGCCGCCTTGGCCCAGGGGCTGAGCCCTGCGAGCCTGATTCTGGACGCGCCGGTGGTCTATGAAGATGAGAAAGAAGAGAAGATCTGGAAACCGGAAAACTACGGTCGCCGGTTCCACGGCATGGTCACGCTTCGGGATGCGCTCGCCCAGTCGCATAATCTCGCGACAGTCCGGCTCTTGGACAAGGTCGGCATCCGCAACGTGGTGGAATTCGCCAAATCGATCGGCGTGACCAGCCCGCTGGCGCCGGATCTCTCGTTGGCCTTGGGCTCGTCGAGCGTGAGTTTGTTGGAATTGACCGCGGTGTACGGGGCGTTCGGAAACCAGGGCGTCCGGGCGGAGCCCTATGCGATCATCTCGGTCAAGGACAGCAGCGGGAAAACGCTGGAAGAAACCGAGATCCAGGCGAAGCCGGTGATGTCGAAGGAAACGGCCTACCTCATCACCAACATGATGGAGGATGTCGTCCAGCGAGGAACGGGGCAATTGGCCAAGTCGCTGGACCGGTCGGTGGCCGGCAAGACGGGCACCTCCAACGACTTCACCAATGCGTGGTTCTTGGGCATGACGCCCAACCTGGCGGTGGGAACCTATGTCGGGTTCGACGACCGGCGGTCGTTGGGGGAGACGGAATCGGGCGCCCATGCGGCGCTCCCGATCTGGGTCAATTTCATGAAGCAGGCCTTAAAGCAGCTTCCCGTCGTGCCGTTTGAGATTCCCGACGACATCATGTTCGTCAAGGTCGATCCGTCCACCGGTCTCCTGGCCGAGGATGCGGGCGAGCGCAGTACCGTCGAGCTCTTTGCCAAGGGGACCGAGCCTACGCAGGTGGCCGCTCCGCGTATCGATCCCGCCGATTTCTATAAGCTGGACCAACTCCCTGAGCCGCCAGCCCCAATGCCGGGGCCCATGGGGCAGCCGGCCGACAACCTCCTGAACTGA
- a CDS encoding 2Fe-2S iron-sulfur cluster-binding protein → MGGTNPYIEKAEYQLPTKTYTVTFVKQATNETVVVNVDPDKLPYGETGLPGSILDIALANGIDLEHACGGVCACSTCHVYVKQGLETCNEGTDDEFDQLDEAPAITLHSRLGCQCVPNGTKDVLVEIPAVNKNLVKEGH, encoded by the coding sequence ATGGGCGGGACAAACCCCTACATCGAAAAGGCCGAATACCAGTTACCGACCAAGACCTATACGGTCACATTCGTCAAGCAGGCCACGAATGAAACCGTCGTGGTCAACGTGGACCCAGACAAGCTCCCCTATGGGGAGACGGGACTTCCCGGCAGCATCCTCGATATTGCGCTGGCCAACGGGATTGACTTGGAGCATGCCTGCGGGGGGGTCTGTGCCTGCTCGACCTGTCATGTCTACGTGAAACAGGGACTGGAGACCTGCAACGAAGGAACGGACGACGAGTTCGATCAATTGGACGAGGCTCCTGCGATCACCTTGCATTCCCGGCTCGGTTGTCAATGTGTTCCCAACGGCACCAAGGATGTGCTCGTCGAGATCCCTGCCGTCAACAAGAACCTTGTGAAAGAAGGTCATTGA